GTCTGTATGTGGGAGAGGCAAGTTTTTAAGAATAGAGTAGCACAGAAGTAATTGTGAAGCATGGATTGCCAAGCGCAATAGAAATGGATCAGGAATATTGAGAAGGAACTGTGTGTAGTCTTTTCATCAGCTTGCTTTAATAAAGGCAGAAAGCGCAACTGGACAGAGGACATACCCTCTCTACTGACTCGACTCTGAGGGGACATGGCTTTTTTGCGCTGGGTTCTGGCCAGCTCTCGAAGGTTGGGGGCACTGGAGGACACCCCCCGGAAGGAGGAACTGAAGAGACCAGAGAACAGTGAGCCTGTGAGGGGTGGGAGAGACCATGAGGTAGACAGAGAGGGGTGTAGGAAAGGAAATGGTTGATGATGGTTAAATTTCACTCCTGTACATGCAGCATCTCTTAAACGGTTTAATGGTTTTCATGCCCAATGCATCACATTATACTTAATTACAGTATGTTAGTTTAACAGCTAACATCAAGCCACAAACTTTTTATCTGTCCTGCACCAAACCTATATGTGTGCTATGACTCATAAAATTACCAGAATCATTTCACACATAATACAAACTGTTCAAGTGGAAACTTTAAGTGTGTTAAATACTGAGTAATGGAAAACTAACTGGCTTCTGGAAAACCGAAACAAAACTCAAAGTAAGTAGTGTCACATTTGGGACTTTCAAAAACTTTCCCATGAAATGCTAGTCACAGACGCACTGCCCAGTTTATTTTAGGTTGACCAGATGCAGCACATGCATGGTCACTAACAAGTCCTACACAAAGGACAAAGTCAAACATTgttcacagatttatttaaatgcagctATATTTAGACAGCAAAGGCATGTCTCCATTTCTAAATCATCTTCATAGCTAGTATACAGCAGCACACAGCCAACTTTTATTGTTACGGTTTAGCATATAACATCCTGGTTAATCTTTAACGTCATACTAGGTTTGTTCAACTTTTGTTTTAATGGAATATAAACTCTTTTTGCCAAGACGTAAATAAATAGTGTGAACACTGTAGTTACACAAGTTTCAAGTGGCATGTAACATGAGACACcgtctgcattgttttgatCAAGCTTTTTGTCCCTGTCAGAAATAGGACAGGCCTGTATAACACTCTGTGGGCTGCCAGAAGCTATATTTAGACACACTATGAACTAAGTATGAACTGACTCTTCATGTCAGAGCCTCATAGGTGCTGTGAAAAATAAGTTAACATTTTATTAGTATCCAGGTCATCCatgggacaaagagagagagagagagagagagagaaagagagaaatgtgaTCTATCACTGACTCTGATGATGTAAGGGCATTTGGTAAGTCTGCAAGAGAGGAACACTTGATACATACCAAGGCCACCGGATTTGACCTCACAGGGTTGGCGGGAACATGACGGAAAGAGGCGATAAGCTGCACCACGAGAAGAGGTTGTGCTCTCTGAGAGGACCTGCGTTCAAAATACATACTATATATGGCGCTAGAACAGGCTGTAAGATGACAAGCTAATAGTTTTCTATTTCAAATGTATTTCTGACACTTATAGATATTTTTGCAATATATAATTGCTATCGCTGTATCTACTTTCAGCAAGCTAGCAAGATTATTTCAGAGTTATAAAAAAGCTATGCATATATTTAACGACAAAACTACATTAGAGTCAAATCAGCAGCTTGTTGGAGTTATTGTACGTCACAACGTTGACATAATAATGTCACACTGCCCAGCCTTATGACAGGTTATACTTTAGCCAAAgttgatatttaatatattttctccCTAATTCAGTCTTGGCCAATTCCCCCCCACCAGTCAGGTCTCACCAACATAGGACAAACAGAGGGTGAAGGCTAACATGTGTTTCCTATACATACACAAAGCAGGCCAATGACATTTTGGTCAATgacaataacattaataaaattataatcctTAAATGAAAGGCAGCAAACTTTGGTATCAATTCCAGGCCAGCTAATAAGATTATCTGGACCAGCATAGCATCAGATGATTGGCATGCCAGACCTCTAAATACACTGTGAGCATGAACTTTGAAACCAATAGGAAATTCTGTCCATCATAACGGcagatacaaaatatttaatgttttgctttttatgGTTTGCAGATCATTAACTACCTTTCTAGATTGTATCTACAGAAGAGCTGGCACATAGCTATCTCTTAGCAGGACTGTACtggatgtgaaaaaaaacaatgaggcTAGAGATTGTGTTAAAGAACTGTACCTCCATGGACCCAGTTTTTCGGCTACGAATCAGTGGGGACTTTCTTTGAACGCTCGGGTGTTCAGTAAGAACGGCTCGATCAGGTTCATCCTGAGACAAATCCTCCAGACTGCCCAGATTTTCTTGCTTGTCCTGGTTCTGAATTCAAATCAGTCATTATCACTATCTCTTCTATTctaatttccattttttttagatattgttatatattatatatttctgtgaAAGGTTATCATACTCATGGtgcatacacattcacatacacgcACCTCAGAAGAGGCAGGGCGGAACCCAAAGCCCAATGGTGCATTCTCTTCATCACGGCAGCTCTTCACCCCGGGACTGAAGTGTAGCTCTACATGGAAACGTTCCTCTGAAGACGGatcctgtccacacacacacaaaactatacGGACACTGGCATACAGGAGTAGAAGATACATATAAGAGGATGAAGGCTTTTACCTTATTATTGTCTTCATACAGCATAATGACTATCTGAGTCATGTAGTTGAGTTCAGTTACAGCACTGAGGTAGTCCATGGCCTGCTTCCACTGCTCGTCTTTCTCCTCCTGAAACAGAACAGTGTGACGACAAAGTAATTTAAAAATTGGATTCggagttacattttttttctatacgCTGTGCATGATTGATTGGGTCATACTGACATTAAGAAGGCCTCCGTATCGGAATATGCTTAGCAGGGAATGCACATGACTCTCACTAGTGAAATAAAGCCGGGTCCGCACATGCCGACCCGGAGACATCACGCCTCGCGAATACCTGAACCACCAGAAGGAGATAAAAACACAACCTGATCACTCACAAAAGTTCACATCAGTTTAACAAAAATGATCTCGGCAAGTGAAAGCATTTtgaatacagataaatgtatGTAGTATAATGagattattataaaacaaatatacgGATGTGTTAAAAGGACgacgaggatagagttaggtggaaacagatgatttgctgtagCGACgcctaacaggaaaagccgaaagtagtagaagaagaaaattattatagtatttttaGTAGAATTTCTTGTAGAAATTGAACTCATTTTAAGTGCTTGGATTTGTCATTCCATTTAGAAACAAATATTCTGTTCTATACTGCAAATACTATGCAATATATTTGCTACTATGACAACTGCTGTAAATTTACCTCCAGACTATTACCAGAGACTATTGTACAGTATGAGATACTAGTGTATCTCGTTCACTACAAATTTATATATGCttgattgaataaataaaatgatatattatttattacctCAAAGACAATCTAATATTGATAGAAATGGTTATCTTCTAACAACAATTTTAAAAGttaataattttgtatacatttatttctgcatttttcttttagttgtttttaaattctttgaaaaaataaatgcctGAAAGTAAAGTTATTtgccagtaaaataaaataattgaaaaagttcatttgtaaaatatgtttaataatttcatgtttgttttaatgtaatcGCATAATGTAtagtaatatttttaaagttaaagttaaaagttTTTGCACAAGAAATTACACTTTGCACTCTATGAAGTCTTTGTCGGTAAGATTCAGATCGGTACTTTCTACAACCTCTAAACCATAAAATCACACTGTCTTACGGAGATAAATcaagttgtgttgtgtattatattgtaatGAGGTCCAGAGGCTCACAGTGGATGTAGCTTGTTGACAGCCTCATCCTCATGTGTCCTCTGGAGGTCCAGCTGGATTTTTTTAACCAGAGGTAGGCAGTAGGCACTAGCAATGTCCAGCttctccattttatttattccatacTCCTGAGGTCGTAAACACACAtatgagagacagaaaacaaGGAGAAATAAGAACCAGACAAGAATCAAACTAATAAAAATCTCTCAGCTGTTCTACCTGAGGAATGATGATGTCGGCGAGCGCACGAGACAACCGAAAGAGCTCCAGCATGTTCTCCAGGCCCAGAGAACTGTTGTGCTGCATGTCATACTTCACACAGTCATAGATGTCGGGGATTTTGCTGATGTCATAGCGACCATTCTTCATGCGGAAGTCTCTTTCCAGCTTGGACCACCGCTGGAGCATGAGCTCCAAAGTCTCACTGTGGTACAGCTGCAGATCTGATACGAAACAGTTCAATCATATTGGATTAGACAAACTAAATagtttattaatgtaaatgagGGTATTCATTGTTATTTGTTCTCTACATAAAAACTAGTTTACTAGCAGTTAAGTAGCTAACGGTAGTTTagtatgtttttaataaaaaaaatttgcatgAAAAAGTAAGTTTTCTGAGGCTTTAAATCAATCTGAAATTTAAGAGAAACAGCCCTACCTGCAGACTTGGGGTCCTCTAGTCGCTTGCGTATCTGACGTGTAAGGCTCTGAATGAGAGCAAAAACCTTGTCACAAGTTTTGACAGGGTTTTCTATGATATTCATGGAGTTGACCAGAGAAGGGCTTTCAGTTGGGGCAAGCTGGAAGAAATGTTAACAGGAGAAAGTTAAACACACAAAGGAAACATTTGAGACAGGTATAAAAGGGGAGAAGTTATAGGTAGAGAACTATGCAGTACTTTTTGGTAGTCCTCCTCAGTGAAGTTTTTGTCTTTCTGCATGATCTCATGGAGCCGAGCTTTGACGCGCTGTTGGCAGTCTGTTAGTgagtcactgtcactgtccaGCAGGCCATTCATATTGGCACTCTTCACCATTTGCACCAGGATAGGGGTTAACTCACCCTCCAGAGCCAACAGcccctaaaaacacacactccatatttacatttatattatactatatatatatgtgtgtgtgtgtgtgtgcgcgtatatatatatacatatatatatatatacacatatatacacagtatatatacacacacacacatatacatgtatatgtgtgtttgtgtgtgtgtgctttgcatGTCACGCATCCAGGCAGACAAAATCACACAAGTATGTACAGACAAGTACCTTTGCAAAAGCAGCAGCAGTCATCTGTACCCGGCCTTCGTCTGAAGCGTAGATCTTGAGGTCATGGCGGTAGGTGCTGTGTAAACGCAGTAGGCCACATCCAGGGAATCCAGCATAGTCTCCTGCAAGAGGGTATAGTCTTGTATTTtagcaaaaatacaaaagaaaaaatgccCCCGAATAATATTCACCAGATTTTGTCATGTGCTTTTTTAGTCTTCccttatttctgtttgttatataaatgttatatctcttaaaaagatgatgatgaaaagaATTCATGCAAAGCTTAGGCATGACTGATAATTGTCTCTGTGGCTTTTTTGATATGGGAGTGTTACAAGACAACACAGACCTGGGGTCACTTTCAGGGTccattttcaaaaataaataagattgtTTAGAGCAACCAAGGCACACCACAGACTTGGGAACTTCACACTGCTTATGTAACTACACAAAGCTTTATTATAGTCATGAAGACCATCATCATGGAGTCTTTTCCATGGTCTCTTATAGCATGTTACAAAATCTTTTTCACACATCACAGGCGATGCAGTGAGCTTTAAATGATAACGAGAAAAGCAGCACAGAAAGCCAAATATCATTCCCACACTTGAAAGCCCTTCTTACCACAGTCAGTAGGGGACTCACAGCCCAGGGATCTGCGGTTTTCTAGTTTATAATTCAAGGCAAGagaagaataaatcagtgagcaACACGATGTTACTCTCTTTCTAATAGCAGAATATGACTCAGCAAGAATATGGGAAAATGTTTGGCCATGGTTAGGatttagaggggaaaaaaaagaaagaaaacccgTCTTCATGACATGGTTGGAGATTACAGACGTGTATACAACTTTAAGAGAAATGATTTTAGCACTAATAATGCAATATTgcaaaagtaaatgaataaacaaaatagCAAAAGCTTTTCACAAACTCTgtaacgtaaatgtaaataaaattgtaaaatgtaataaaagaaatcaaagtTTTTGACCttgatgatgtacagtatatatgtatgaataaatgaatgtgacTTTAGTTTTGCTATCATTGTTTATTCTACTTattgcattattaaaaaaaagggcttGACACATCACATGTCTTGCTACTCCAAAAGCAGCTGAGCATGTAATTTACAATATATCAAAGTCCAGAGGTTAATAAGGCAATAGTCGTCCATTCCAAAAGTCAGAGCCACATGACATAAGGACATTAACTGACTGCATTagtgaaaaaaatcacataataaCAGAATCATGCATCATCTTTATACTCACTACTCTTTATACTCAGTGATTTcttttacaaaatgtaaagTACTGTATACTTTTCTAAGTTATAATTTAAACTGACATTTATCCTTTATGGGAGCTGGCATAGTGCCAGCTTTATTATCCTCTTGTAAGAGCCTTGTGAACTTTGCTACTATGGTAAAGATAAAAGACAGCTTTATTTGAGTCtcaaagaaattaataaataatgaacaaaatgaatataTCTGTTTAGATAAAGTCATCCAGATTAGtcactttatgtgtgtgtgtgtgtgtgtgtgtgtgtgtgtgtgtgtgtgtgtgtgcaccttgtCCTCCAGGGTACATGCAGCGAAAGGCTCTCCCCAGCTCCTCAGCCTGCACTCGACCGGCTGGCGTCAGCTCACCGCCCCACTTTAGCACCAACAACAAAGATGGACCTTCTTTCTgagtgtctacacacacacaaacgtacacacacagacgtacacacacacagacgtacacacacacaggtgtacacacacacagaggtgtacacacacacagacgtacacacacacagacgtacacacacacagacgtacacacacacagacgtacacacacatgtacacacacacagacacgtacacacacagacacatacacacacacagacacatacacagacacatacacagacacacagacacatacacacagacacatacacacacacacacatacacacacacacatacacacacacagacacatacacacacagacacatacacacacacagacacatacacacacagacacatacacacacagacacatacacacatacacacacacacagacacatacacacacacacatacacacacacacagacacatacacacacacacagacacatacacacacacacagacacatacacacacacatacacacacacagacacatacacacacacatacacacacacagacacatacacacacacacagacagccacacacacacacagacagccacacacacacacagacagccacacacacacacacagacagccacatacacacacacacacagacagacacatacacacacacagacacacacacacagacacatacacacacagacacatacacacacagacacatacacacacacacacatacacacacacacacagacacatacacacagatacatacacacacacagacagccacatacacacacagacagccacatacacatacacacacatacacacacacacagacagacacatacacatacacacacacagacacatacacacacacagacacatacacacacacagacacatacacacacacagacacatacacacacacagacacatacacacacacagacacatacacacacacagacacatacacacacacagacacatacacacacacagacacatacacacacacagacacatacacacacacagacacatacacacacacagacacatacacacacacagacagccacacacacacacacagacagccacatacacacacacacacagacagccacatacacacacacagacacacacacacagacacatacacacacagacacatacacacacagacacatacacacacagacagacacatacacacacagacagacacatacacatacacacagacacatacacacacacacagacacatacacacacagacagccacatacacacacagacagccacatacacacacagacagccacatacacacacagacagccacatacacacacagacagccacatacacacacacacacacacacacacatacacacacacacagacagacacagacacatacacagacacagacacatacacacacacagacacatacacacacacagacacatacacacacacagacacatacacacacacagacacatacacacacacagacacatacacacacacagacacatacacacacacagacacatacacacacacagacacatacacacacacagacacatacacacacacagacacatacacacacacagacacatacacacacacagacacatacacacacacagacacatacacacacacagacacatacacacacagacacatacacacacagacacatacacacacagacacatacacacacagacatacacacacacagacatacacacacacagacatacacacacacacagacatacacacacacacagacatacacacacacagacatacacacagacatacacacacacagacatacacacacaacattttaatgttatgcACTCAGATATTtacacataatataaaataaagctgtGAATCAGATCACTTCTGTTTTTAGTATAAAAATGTTTGCACCTTCTTCTTCACTTGATGCTTTAGGCTGGCCATTGGGCAGGTAGGTCAGCTGCACTTTGCGATTTATCCCAGAGAAATGGCCGTaccttaaatacaaaaaagggcAGAACATGTGGTGCAGACACCACGGTCATACTGTCACACATAACACCCACAGGCCACAGCATAGCTTGTCATTTGCTAGCAGGTGCACGATAGCTGTCGTGTTTTTAGAAACATGTGTCAGGTTGCTCTTTTCAAAGTGTCTGTGGCCCAGAGCTGGTCCTTAAATCTTTAGACAAATATAAGGGAACATTTCAGCAACTCTGATGCAACTCTGTGATTGCACAATATGTGTGGTGGCCTGGAAAATCCCTACAAATGAGGAAATTTtgtaagattttttatttttgtaatattatttatttactttccaaACTCTGATCGATATTAATCTAAAAAATATTAGTGGtgctattattaattaatattattaagtaTTTGTGATTAATATtgagaatattaataatattcaatattcattGCTTAAGTCCATTTCATTGGCACAACTTTCCAACAACCGGACTGATACATGAGATTTCGGGTATGAGGAAGTCACACGCTTTCAAGGTTGCCAACTTTTtgcaaatggataaaaaaaatgttttatcatttatatatgtataaatgtgatgttaaaacatttttatccatttgccATAATTCATTCCAGTCATATCGGTTGGGTTTTTCCAGATCGCCAGATAAATAATAAGACCCCCTTTGTTCCTCTTTACTGTAAAAGACCCGAAGATCTGAATAAAACAAAGCAGTTAAGAGCAACATGCCTTAAAATAGAATACAAAACAAAGAGATAGACATCTGATTACCCAACATCTGATTATCAGACGTCAAcagtttaaaatgctttaatacTTGGTTGGGAGTCAGTCTTTAAATAGAAAGTCCAAACGACACTGAACaggttttaaagcattttacaaCAACTGTTGTACATACAACCTCTATTGTACATAAAGGTTTTCTTATTTCAAACCAAGCACTTCCCTAAAGTTTACattcatgtaaatattcacAAAAAGTAGCCTTCCCAACATAATGTTAACTAATCAAGGTCCCTAAGTGATGCATAGCAAGTAGGTTGTTTGAAATGAGGAAGCATAGAGGATTAAAGAGGGATGGAGTTTCTTTCGCAATTGAGACAGTTATTTGGGACATGCCTGAGGTGACATGCatcataaatgtataaattcccATTGCCCTCATTGAGAAAGAATTATAGCAAATGAGGGAACGTATATTATCTCATTGTTAAAGTATACAAGGCTAGAGGTTAATAACTATGAACTCAATGGCCTCCATAAGGATGAATGAACTTCTGGAGTGCATACTGATTATCATTCAGGCTGGATTCCCTTTGGAGAGAGTGGGCagaagagatggagggaggggaagagaagaaaaaagaggaatgaATACTAAAATACTAAGCTCAGGGGCAGAAATATCACAGAAATCTTTTTCTCATAAAGCACAAATTACATTCGACAGTGctcattattaaaatgtaagcaGTTTAGTTATTAAAGGGCTATATTCAGAGTTAGGCATGATCAGAATACAGAGAAGTGTGCATCGCTATTCAGACCTCAAACATAACTACAGACTTAAACACTATTCAGAAGTTGCATGTGAGTTGCATACACTCAGTGGGATTAACCTAAGATAAAGACATGCCTTAATTATACACTGTTCTCTCCTTGGACTCAGTCCAGGAAACTGCCAAACTGCCAGTCTCAGTTACGGACTGGCAGTTTGTAATTTCATTATGCCGCACCGTATGTTTTGGGCTGTTAATATACTAAATAAAATCTACAGAATGCCATTTGAGGACAGtattaaatatagaaacatgattaaatgtattaattaatcattattattatccttttaCAGACCACAAAAGGATTTCACATAGGACACTGGAATAGGCAACATATTATATGTGTTTATTAGGttatgatgaagaaaaaaaaacatagatagatagatagatagatagatagatagatagatagatagatagatagatagatagatagatagatagatagatagatagatagtactGTAATAAAGTGTCAAACAAATATAATTGCTGGATCTTGTGCGATTTCATTAAGAGTGGCAAATAAGGGAGAGTTAAAATTTGCAGTAATTTATGCCATAGATTACTACAATTACGATTTATGCAGCAATACGCTGACAATATATCAGTCTCCTATTAGACGTTTAATTAATCTCTATCATTTTCTTTGTATCATTGTATAATGTTAATTTCCTTCTTCAGTCATTTTCTATCCCTAAATTTTTGGGATTCACAAATAAGTTATTGTGTTTAAGGGCAATGGTGTAGATGCTATTGAAAACCCCAGCACAGATACTTCTACTCATGaaaaaaatctggcaacctcagaTGTGAGAAATACTTGGAGGTGATTTGCATAATTTAAATGGGGTGCAAAGGACATGTTTAACCTGTCTCTGAACTTTCCTCAAATAAGTTTTAGACTTCAGCTGCCATCTCTGAATAGTACTCTGAAAAGATATTACACCATTTTATCTATTAGGAAGatatacaaataatttaatatatgtgtgtggtgaCCTGCAAAACATTTCATGTGGTGTAAGGGGTTTTGTGAACTGAAAACTGTTTCTCTTTTGAATATGTATCTCGGATAAAAATCCAAAATTGCATTTAAAGCATAAATTGCGATAGCTGTGCAGATTGCTTTTGGGTGAACTGCTATATAAACTGTTTAGAATCTATATCCATTTTGCAATGGTACATAGCTATACAACAGTTGGATCAAATTGTGAGATTCACATTTATCTAGGATGATTTTTCAACTTTAGACTGACTGTTTACTTTAAAATGACATCATACCTAGTATGACAACTGCAGGAAAATATGTACAAGATATCCACATTTCAAAGAAGaatatttatggtttatttaaGGTGGAAATATCAAAGTATGAATAAaggcaaaaagaaataaaataattttttggcTAAAATCTGATTTCTCGTCTTTTTCAACAGGCAGTGGGGTTTCCCAGATATATGGAAATGGAATAATGTCAAAATGttccatttaaaaacaatatctgGATGTAATGTCAATAGGACAGAAAAAATAGAAGTAAACGTTTCACAGTTGTGAAAGGAATAAAGTTGAATAGAGACTGAACAGGGAAGAGAAGAATTTCAAAGTAGGGGTGAAGTTACCTGGACGTGTTACCGATAATGTTGCAGCAGCTCAGTGCCATGTCATAGGCTTGGCACACACTGTTAATATTAATCTCTTAGTCTTAAGTGTTCACTTATAGTGTACTCACATCTCCAGCACAGTTTTCAGCTGTTCCAGTTTGGATTTCTTCTCCTCAATCTCACAGTCGTTGTGCTGACCCAATTCAGCTAGCAGCTGACGGGCAATGTCCAGGACCTCCTAATGACACAAATCAAAGATGGTTAAACACCCCTTTCAAAattcggacac
The Tachysurus vachellii isolate PV-2020 chromosome 13, HZAU_Pvac_v1, whole genome shotgun sequence genome window above contains:
- the ppip5k1b gene encoding inositol hexakisphosphate and diphosphoinositol-pentakisphosphate kinase 1 isoform X1, with amino-acid sequence MSKSEGQVEEEVCSKVTRFLVGFEDHTSGELEGENMKNVSETYDEEEEDDLASERQIVVGICSMMKKSNSKPMTQIMERLCKFEYITVVIFPEDVILNEPVENWPLCDCLVSFHSKGFPLDKAVSYAKLRNPLLINDLNMQYFIQDRREVYRILKEEGIDLPHYAVLNRDPDRPEECNLVEGEDHVELNGEVFHKPFVEKPVSAEDHNVYIYYPTSAGGGSQRLFRKIGSRSSVYSPESTVRKTGSYIYEEFMPTDGTDVKVYTVGPDYAHAEARKSPALDGKVERDSEGKEIRYPVMLTAMEKLVARKVCVAFKQTVCGFDLLRANGHSFVCDVNGFSFVKNSMKYYDDCAKVLGNMVMRELAPQFHIPWSIPMEAEDIPIVPTTSGTMMELRCVIAVIRHGDRTPKQKMKMEVRNALFFDLFEKYGGYKTGKLKLKKPKQLQEVLDIARQLLAELGQHNDCEIEEKKSKLEQLKTVLEMYGHFSGINRKVQLTYLPNGQPKASSEEEDTQKEGPSLLLVLKWGGELTPAGRVQAEELGRAFRCMYPGGQGDYAGFPGCGLLRLHSTYRHDLKIYASDEGRVQMTAAAFAKGLLALEGELTPILVQMVKSANMNGLLDSDSDSLTDCQQRVKARLHEIMQKDKNFTEEDYQKLAPTESPSLVNSMNIIENPVKTCDKVFALIQSLTRQIRKRLEDPKSADLQLYHSETLELMLQRWSKLERDFRMKNGRYDISKIPDIYDCVKYDMQHNSSLGLENMLELFRLSRALADIIIPQEYGINKMEKLDIASAYCLPLVKKIQLDLQRTHEDEAVNKLHPLWFRYSRGVMSPGRHVRTRLYFTSESHVHSLLSIFRYGGLLNEEKDEQWKQAMDYLSAVTELNYMTQIVIMLYEDNNKDPSSEERFHVELHFSPGVKSCRDEENAPLGFGFRPASSENQDKQENLGSLEDLSQDEPDRAVLTEHPSVQRKSPLIRSRKTGSMEVLSESTTSSRGAAYRLFPSCSRQPCEVKSGGLGSLFSGLFSSSFRGVSSSAPNLRELARTQRKKAMSPQSRVSREELLSMPAVKRFSVSYARHPTNGFEGCSMVPSIYPLETLHNSLSLKQVDEFLNKVCESRRETLAKTLKTLRAVFDSQIQPSTESESQETARTSLASPLP
- the ppip5k1b gene encoding inositol hexakisphosphate and diphosphoinositol-pentakisphosphate kinase 2 isoform X7 gives rise to the protein MSKSEGQVEEEVCSKVTRFLVGFEDHTSGELEGENMKNVSETYDEEEEDDLASERQIVVGICSMMKKSNSKPMTQIMERLCKFEYITVVIFPEDVILNEPVENWPLCDCLVSFHSKGFPLDKAVSYAKLRNPLLINDLNMQYFIQDRREVYRILKEEGIDLPHYAVLNRDPDRPEECNLVEGEDHVELNGEVFHKPFVEKPVSAEDHNVYIYYPTSAGGGSQRLFRKIGSRSSVYSPESTVRKTGSYIYEEFMPTDGTDVKVYTVGPDYAHAEARKSPALDGKVERDSEGKEIRYPVMLTAMEKLVARKVCVAFKQTVCGFDLLRANGHSFVCDVNGFSFVKNSMKYYDDCAKVLGNMVMRELAPQFHIPWSIPMEAEDIPIVPTTSGTMMELRCVIAVIRHGDRTPKQKMKMEVRNALFFDLFEKYGGYKTGKLKLKKPKQLQEVLDIARQLLAELGQHNDCEIEEKKSKLEQLKTVLEMYGHFSGINRKVQLTYLPNGQPKASSEEEDTQKEGPSLLLVLKWGGELTPAGRVQAEELGRAFRCMYPGGQGDYAGFPGCGLLRLHSTYRHDLKIYASDEGRVQMTAAAFAKGLLALEGELTPILVQMVKSANMNGLLDSDSDSLTDCQQRVKARLHEIMQKDKNFTEEDYQKLAPTESPSLVNSMNIIENPVKTCDKVFALIQSLTRQIRKRLEDPKSADLQLYHSETLELMLQRWSKLERDFRMKNGRYDISKIPDIYDCVKYDMQHNSSLGLENMLELFRLSRALADIIIPQEYGINKMEKLDIASAYCLPLVKKIQLDLQRTHEDEAVNKLHPLYSRGVMSPGRHVRTRLYFTSESHVHSLLSIFRYGGLLNEEKDEQWKQAMDYLSAVTELNYMTQIVIMLYEDNNKDPSSEERFHVELHFSPGVKSCRDEENAPLGFGFRPASSENQDKQENLGSLEDLSQDEPDRAVLTEHPSVQRKSPLIRSRKTGSMEVLSESTTSSRGAAYRLFPSCSRQPCEVKSGGLGFEGCSMVPSIYPLETLHNSLSLKQVDEFLNKVCESRRETLAKTLKTLRAVFDSQIQPSTESESQETARTSLASPLP